From the Bacteroidota bacterium genome, the window TGGAACTCCATGTTTGCTGTTTTTAATTGATGTTTTGTGTTTTATTCGCAAACATGTTCGTTTCATAATTCTTGATTTTTTCAATGATTTCGTTCAGCATATTTCTTACCGTAGGGTAGCTCAGCTTAAGTTCTGCAGCCATTTCCTTCAGGCTTCCGCTGTTGATCACAAAGCGAAGGATAAATTGCTGGTCGCTTTCCGGCAATAAGGCCAATATGGGCAGATCGTAAGACCCGCTCACTTCGGTCTGGCACGACTCGCATTTCAAACATTTTACTTTGAGCTGTTCTTTACAACTCGGACAATAGACAGGTAACATATTATTCAATTATTTTTTGACAAAATTAAATATTTTAAAACGAATATTAAATAAAATCAATTTATTTTTCAATATTATTTATTTTAAATTGAATAGTATTTATTACAGAAACAATTATTTTAAGTTAACAATTTTTAAAGTTCAAAGGATTCAAAAAGGTTCAAAGTTTCTTTGTGAACCTTGTGTAATCCTTGTGTTCCTTGTGGTTAAGAATAGTTTGATGATTGTTTGAAATGGTTTGATATGGTTCAAGGGGATTTAAAGTTTCCTGGGTTCCGGGATGAATTTTTCACCTTTTTACCCTTAAAAAGGGACTATAACTGGCTGGTGAAAGTTTTGGTATTGTTTTCAAACATTGCGTTATTTGCGAGAAACGTATTTTCATGCAATGGCGCAGAAGCGTAAAAAAAGCACTAAAAAATACTTTTGAAACGCTGAGTTAAGATGAGAAACGCAGAGATTTAGCTTCTACTTTGCTTAGCCCTCGGGGACAAACGGTGCCTGAGCGGAATCGAAGGCACAGGAATTCATATAAGTTGTCAGCGAAGGATAAGTCCGGAATAGGATATAATAAAGCCTTGTTCTTTTGGACAAGGCTTTATGTGGGCTGATATTGGTTTGGCTCAGGCGTTCGCCGTATTAATCCTGCCCCCGTTACTCCACTGGGTGTTGGCCCACATTTAAAAGCTACTCCCAATACTTGATTTAAAGTTAATAAATTTATGAATATTTAATACGGAACCAAGTACATAAATAATGATTGATTCTTTGCGACTTTGCGCCTTAGCGGGAAACGTATTTTTAAGCAAACATTTTGACAAGATTAACATGATTTACAGGTTGTCCCAACAACCGTTGCGAATTAAACATGCTAATCCTGTTAATCCTGTCTGTAATTTCAATATAACCCCAAGATGGCAGAGGGGAGTCGAAGCCTACGTAATAAAATATTATGGTTACACTGAGAACCACTGAGTTAAGATAAGAAACGCCAAGATTCATCTTGAGACCTGA encodes:
- a CDS encoding DUF2089 family protein codes for the protein MLPVYCPSCKEQLKVKCLKCESCQTEVSGSYDLPILALLPESDQQFILRFVINSGSLKEMAAELKLSYPTVRNMLNEIIEKIKNYETNMFANKTQNIN